The following coding sequences lie in one Arthrobacter sp. PGP41 genomic window:
- a CDS encoding NaeI family type II restriction endonuclease: MTELRRLDPDGSRMAKVFRSTFDQLYDGQHTGRYSVEQLFKTEKTHFGTLIEINLQREFKIPDGCVLDFTIAGFEVDCKYSHTGAWMLPIESFEQIVLVTQADDRKSVWSAGVVRATQENRRTSENRDKKTGLNVLGRSQITWVFKDAQMQPNALLQLPPSAVSEIMAGRSGQVRVNELFRQATNRRLSRNIIATVAQQDDYMKRVRYNGGSRSALRPEGYLILGGDYFIQRNIAAALGAVVPEPGELVSVRVTPAAPEEGVGIDGEWWRLAAQDEEIDLPAPVLPR, encoded by the coding sequence GTGACTGAGCTTAGGCGACTCGACCCAGACGGATCGAGGATGGCGAAGGTGTTCCGATCAACCTTCGATCAGCTTTATGACGGCCAGCACACTGGCCGCTACAGCGTCGAGCAGCTATTCAAGACCGAGAAGACGCACTTCGGAACGCTCATCGAGATCAATTTGCAGCGCGAGTTCAAAATCCCAGATGGGTGCGTGTTGGACTTCACGATCGCCGGGTTTGAAGTTGACTGCAAGTACTCCCATACCGGGGCATGGATGCTCCCGATCGAGAGCTTCGAGCAAATAGTCCTGGTCACACAGGCCGATGACCGGAAGTCCGTGTGGAGCGCGGGGGTCGTGCGGGCAACTCAGGAAAACCGGCGAACCAGCGAAAACCGTGACAAGAAAACGGGGTTGAACGTGCTGGGCCGCTCTCAAATCACGTGGGTGTTCAAGGACGCGCAAATGCAGCCGAACGCCTTACTCCAGCTCCCGCCATCGGCGGTGTCCGAAATTATGGCCGGACGAAGTGGGCAGGTTCGCGTGAACGAGCTCTTCCGACAGGCTACGAATAGACGTCTGTCCCGCAACATCATCGCCACCGTCGCCCAACAAGACGACTACATGAAGCGAGTGCGCTACAACGGCGGTTCCCGCAGTGCCCTTCGCCCAGAGGGATACCTGATTCTGGGGGGCGATTACTTCATCCAGCGCAACATAGCGGCTGCACTCGGCGCAGTTGTTCCCGAACCCGGGGAACTCGTCAGCGTACGTGTCACGCCAGCGGCCCCGGAGGAAGGTGTCGGCATCGACGGCGAATGGTGGCGTCTCGCGGCCCAGGACGAGGAAATCGACCTTCCTGCCCCGGTACTGCCTAGGTAA